ATATATGATCATTTACTATATCTTTACCAGGTCAATACTttgtaattaggggactgtaaaatgAAGGGGTAGCCAGTCAAACTAAAAACAATCAAGGTCTGTTAAACTGGGCCATATTTTGTGTGCAACGACAAGACATTTTTTGTATAAACCACCACAGAAAAACATCTCTTGTCTTCACAGAGGTTGTCTCCACTGATAAGGAGGAGGTGGCCTTCAAGGACCTAGATGTTGCCATCTTGGTGGGCTCCATGCCTAGAAGGGATGGAATGGAGAGGAAGGACCTGCTGAAGGCCAACGTTGCCATCTTCAAGAGCCAGGGGGGCGCCCTGGACAAGTTTGCAAAGAAGACTGTCAAGGTAACAGAAAAACTTGGTCATTGTTGAAGAGCATTGGAAGACAGTGGCCACCTAGGTCCAATAGCAGAGGTTTTTGTTGCCAGGAATGTACTTCATCAAAGTCAACAGATAAAAGCTAAGATCTTTTAAGTGATGTTTAAACTTGGTCGATGTTAAAGTCCTTGCCTCCATCACACAATTTGAAACGCATCAGGGCTATATAAGTTGTGATGGTCACTCTTGCATCATTTCCTATCGCAGATTTGTCCAAGTTCCATAAGCCATAACATCCAATTTTTCCATTTCATGAAGATTGCCAATCATTTGAATCTCCACCAACTATCTGGTCAATTGTAAATTCATATACccggtatatatatttttaaagaagTAATATGAAAAAATCCTTCATGAAAGTTATTATGGACGAAACCATCTTCTAAATTGAAAGGAATGTCATGTAATGTGATGTTGCACCTTCATTTGGGAGTGAAATATGCATGTGTTTTTTCTGTCCCAAGGTGCTGGTTGTGGGGAACCCTGCCAACACTAACTGTCTGATCGCTGCAAAGTCTGCTCCTTCCATCCCTAAAGAGAACTTCTCCTGCCTCACCCGTCTGGACCACAACAGGGCCTGCTCCCAGGTCGGTGGTGCTTTTAAGAGGGGAAACACACAAGAATACTTTCGGTGAAGTTGACATCTATAGGGTAATGGCcttagaaatataattatgtatGGCACTGTACAGATGGTCTCCTGACTCCTGACACATGGCTTGTGTTTACAATGTAAAACAGACCTATGAAACTAGCAGTCTGCCTATTCACACTTCCATAAAGAAGAATAATCCAACAATAAAAACTTTGACAAATGTTCACTGCACAAAAAGTGAGTGTTAATGTGTTGATTCTGTCGCCATGTCTTAGGGAAAAGTAAAAGGTTGATGGAACATCTCATCCATTGTTCTTAGCCATTGGCAACCTTAAACGTCCTGTTTGTCCAACAGGTGGCGATTCGTTGCAGTGTTCCCGCCACCCACGTAAAGAATGTGATCATCTGGGGAAACCACTCGTCGACTCAGTACCCTGACGTCCACCACTGCAAAGTGAACATGGCTGGCAGCGATCTGCCCTGCTTTGAGGCCGTCAAAGACGATGCCTGGCTCAAGGGAGACTTCATTGCTGTAAGTTCAAACGAGCTGCTACTAATGTGATGAACAGCAAAATAACTTCCTCTTTGTTAGTCACACAGGGGTTATGTTTCTTGTCTGTAATGAGGTAAAATATTCAAAGTGAGGGCTTTTGTGTTGATGAAAGATATACTAAGGAATGGTTTCCGTAATTTGTATGCACTTCCTTTGGGAGTCTTGTGTGATATGAATGTAATGCTGTTCTCTTTTTTCTTCTAAGATTGACCATGGTTTGAGTCAAGTGAAATATTGTAGAAAAACCCTTTTAAAGGATGGGGTTGAGATATGCCCTTGCATTTTCATCTATCCTCTGGGCCCACTCGCAGTTGACATTGCACTGTCCTTTCCTGTTCACATTACAATATCCTGTCTAGTTTATAAACAATGTTTAACACCTGCTATCTGACACTTAATACTGAACTGTAAGGTTGGGTGTCCTTAATGTCACCAAACAAATACAATGTATTATGATCAAGTCTCTCACATTCCTATTGTTTCTAATCCAGACAGTCCAGCAGCGAGGTGCGGCAGTCATCAAGGCCAGGAAGCTGTCCAGTGCCATGTCTGCTGCCAAGGCCATCTGTGACCACCTGAGGGACATCTGGTCAGGAACCCCTGAGGTGAGCACTGGGTGGCCGAGGCCTACCTTCTCCCACATCTCATCTGTACATTGTATTCAATATTTCCCAACCATGCCTTTCAGGGAGAATTCATCTCCATGGGTGTGTACTCCACCGGGAACCGTTATGGAGTCCCAGAGGACCTTGTCTATTCCTTCCCTGTACAGATTAAGGTCAGTAGGTTTCTGTTGGTCTTTTTTTCTATTTGGCATTTTAGGTTCAATTTCagtctgttttttctttttatctgaATAAGCTGAAAAGTACATGCATTTATTCATGTTTAGGTAAAGCATGACAACTTCCTGATTACGTAGTGTTGATTGGTGAGGTAATTAACTAATGTCCAAACCTATATATTGTATGGGTTTCTCAGACTTATAGTCTCACAAATCTTGTTGTCTCCCAAGtcacatttatattaacatcTTAGTATGATGTCAGACGAGCTAAGATCAATTTAGCTTAACCACTTAATGGTCAAATCCCGCCGGCGGGCAAGTTTTCATTACACCAGCCCTTCCCCCCAACATGCTGGGTCAATTTTCGGCATCATACAGTGGAGTGTtatagtcatgtcatacaccgtttgaaagcttagaatctcaggaatgtcaTCCAATGTCAACCATATGGTGGAATAGATATTTTTGGCGAATATAGATCAAAAatatcctagtgtcttaggtcaaaatagcccccctcaccctcctcctccctcggtgcattctaactttatcgttgttgtggatatccttagcaatgagttgatacttcatgttgggtcttgaaatgttcataagagtccgcagaaatcgaatatcaatattattttagtgtaattacattgtgtatatgcacaagccatcttattcaaagcagccgaaaaatagaaaaccgaaacgctACCATGTTTCTTTTGTAGAAAACTGCGATTCAGGGTTTGAATTCTGCTATTGTCGTCTGATTAATTGAATCCGCTGTGTTTGCCAGGGTCTCACGGTGACATAGAGCCCTCCCACATGTCTGTAAGACCAATACTTCCTTGTTTACAAGCCTTACAAGCCAATGAGGCGATCACTATCAAAACGGGGCGTGTATACCCTATTTGACAGCTACACCAGCAGACAGCAAGGGTCGGGGACGGGCCTTAGATATCCTAATAGCCAATGAAAATACCTTTCTGACGATATCCAGCATGTCAAACAACGTCTCACGTGTGGTTGAGAAAACAAATGCGCAAGGGGTGTGCGTAAACTAGCAAGCTCTTCCCCAGAGTCGGATAGCTAAAAATTGGATTTTTGTGTAGTTATACCTGTCTCATTACATATCAGAACATCTGGTATGCTATCTAAATAGTTCACAAGAAAGCCCAGAGGGTAACCTTTCATTTGAGACCAAGATTATGCTTCTACATGTTTGGGTTGACTTTTGTTTACAGTATGCTTTTTGGGTAGCCAAAGGTCTTTTTTGGAGTATCCAAAAGGACCCTGACCCGAACGAATGGACATATCATTACATAAAAGGAGCTGGAGACTTCATCttttatgctttgttgatctgtTTTTACACAAAGCAACACAAGACCTAGGGCTAGGGCTCAGTAGTGTTTCCAAGGGATATGGAGTTACCCAGGGTACTACAATCAGCTTGGTTTTGGAGTTGTGTGTAACCGGCCGGGAGGAAAAACAATATTATAGTCTTCCCAGCACTGTGAGAGTACATGATACAGTTATTCTGATAATGTCATAAAATTCTACAGGTTCTCAGCTTTCCAAAGAGACCAAGCATGTGATTAGAGGTCATACTATGAAGGAGCAGTGCTCTCTAGAGTAGGCGCAGTGCAAAAACAAAAGAATGGCCAAAAATGGCCCGAACACTAAGTGGTTAAAATAAATTTTGTCCAATCTTGTGGTTGGTGGGTTGGTAGACGCAGGTTACATGGAATGGAAAGGCCACTGTTTGGAATGAGTGGTTCCTCTGTGAGGACACGCTGGTTTACCGGTCGCTGACAATGTTGTGACTATTATTATGCTTAAATGTTCCTACTAAATTAGAACAGTTAAGAACACAGAACAATCAAGAGTTGCTGCAATGACTGTCACTTACCTTGTGGATTACAGGTGTTCTCATCCAACGTTGGCAGTGGTCTGTAATGTGGTGCTTTGCATGTTAGCTATGTTGTATCATGTATGTTATGCTATGTTCGGATAGTGGCCAGGGAGAGGGACTGCCTATGGCGGGATACCTGTTTACGTTaccgagagagagggatggatatTTAATATagtcatatattttatttccatttCCACAGGACAAGTCTTGGAAGATTGTGGACGGCTTGGCCATCAATGACTTCTCCAAGAGTAGGATGGATGCCTCTGCTGCCGAGCTGATCGAGGAGAGGGACATGGCACTCTCAACTCTTGCCGTGTAACTAGGCCCCAGTTCAACCGAGCAGCCAGAGACCATGGGAAATCCAGACGCACGCTTATGAGAAAACACCCCATCCCTTTGCAGTTGTGTTTTGTGCGTGATCATTTGTGCATATTTTCCATTTAAAGTGTAGCTGAACCCCCTGTTTCAGCTGAAATTAGAAGAAATTGATAAAAATGGGTTTTTGGTTGAGAGTTCCGGGGGGAACGCGGTgtcccatggttacgacccacacCAACTTTCTGATTAACCGCTGCTaagacggagctccacacatACTGGGTGGCAAACATAgtattttacaccagttttttACAACAGCGataaaatggcatagattactatACTGAGCTCATGTAAGACCACGTTTAACACCAAAATAAATCCATTTTGGTTTCACTTCCCctttaatgttttttgcaaGGGAGGCAGGGTTCTGGGAAACTGTTACAACTAGGTCAATGTACCAAGTCTATTTTTGGGAGTGTTTAAAATACAAGTCAATTATGTACTACGTTTTGGTGGATATTATATTTACAAGGTTTATCAAATAATGAAGGCAGTGTCTATATTCACTGGGTTTTATTGTGTCACTGGGTTTTTATTGAAAttgaaatacacaaatacatggTGATGTGTATTGCCATTTCTTATCAGTAt
This genomic window from Gadus macrocephalus chromosome 15, ASM3116895v1 contains:
- the LOC132472855 gene encoding malate dehydrogenase, cytoplasmic-like, which encodes MAQPIRVLVTGAAGQIAYSLLFSIAKGDVFGKDQPIVLLLLDISPMLPVLDGVVMELQDCALPLLKEVVSTDKEEVAFKDLDVAILVGSMPRRDGMERKDLLKANVAIFKSQGGALDKFAKKTVKVLVVGNPANTNCLIAAKSAPSIPKENFSCLTRLDHNRACSQVAIRCSVPATHVKNVIIWGNHSSTQYPDVHHCKVNMAGSDLPCFEAVKDDAWLKGDFIATVQQRGAAVIKARKLSSAMSAAKAICDHLRDIWSGTPEGEFISMGVYSTGNRYGVPEDLVYSFPVQIKDKSWKIVDGLAINDFSKSRMDASAAELIEERDMALSTLAV